The Thermocladium sp. ECH_B genomic interval GTTAAGGAGGCAATAGTGTCGCACCCATCCGCTCATTACTCAGAGATAGAGGTGACTAGGAGAATAGTGGAGGGCAAGTACTTTGATAGGGTTATAGGCCTGGGGCGGGCGGTTCCATCCGATCTAGATACTGCCGCCATCGCTGGGGGAGGAATAGGCACTTACATACCGTTTGAACCAACAGCCGCTGAAAAGGCGCTGGATGCTGTGAGGTACGCGGTGAATAAGTATGGACGCGGAAAATCATTCATAGAGGTCAGCATAACTAACGTGACTGCCTACTCACTGGATGGCTTGATTAAGATGGCGAAGAAATTAATGGATATAGGCGTTGATAGAATTCAATTAGCCGATTCACTGGGCAATGCCTCTCCCTCATTCGTGGCTAGGGCCGTGCAGGATGTTAAGAAGTCGATAAATATACCCGTGGCCGTTCATTTCCATAATGATGCCGGGGCAGCAGTGCTTAACTCAATTACCGCGGTAAAGCAGGGCGCGGACTACGTGGATACGACCATATTTGGCATTGGGGAGAGGAATGGTATAGCCGATCTAGCCGTGGTTTGCGCAATACTTAGAATGGAGGGATACAAGGTGGAGATAAACATGGATGCACTGAGGGAGGCATATGACTATTTAAGTAAATTAATAGTGGAGAAGGCCGGCATACAGCACTTCCGCGATAATTTCCCCATATTTGGCTCACATGTATCCACGCAAACCGCTGGAACCCATGCATCCTACTCGGAGGTATTCAAGGAGAATAATTACTCGCTTAATGTGTATGTCGGTAAATCAATTATTAAACGAGTAATGAGGGAGTCTGGAATAGATGTGAGCGATGAGGAGGCAGCGGAACTCGCGAGGAGAGTTAAGGACTTAGCCGTAAAGACAGGTAGAACAATCAAAGTCGAGCAAGTGCTTGACATGCTTAACGAGGTGAGGCGCAGTGCTTGAGAAGCCTCTGGCGCTTGAGGTGGGGCAAATAGTGGCTGGACCCACCGCTGGATTAATGCTCGCCGATCTTGGATTTAACGTAATAAAGATAGAGCAGCCGGGGCGTGGAGACGTGGCTAGGCACTTCACGGGGCCCAGCAAGGGTAACTTCGCATTCTTCAATAGGGGCAAGAGAAGCATGACGCTGAATCTAAAGATTAGGGAGGGGAGGGAGGCATTCATTAAGTTAGCGAAGAGGGCCGACGTCATTATAGATAATTTGGGTAGAGGCACAATGAGTAGATTAGGGCTCAGCTATGAATCTCTTAGCGAGGCTAATGAGGGATTAGTGTACTTATCCATAAAGGGATACGGTTCTGGACCGTATGAGGATAGAAACGCATTGGATTACCCAATAGAGGTGGAGTCTGGGGTGGCGTACATGAATGGATTGAGGGGGAAACCAATGAGGCTGGGGGCCTCCATTGTGGATATGGCGGCCGCAATGATGGGCGTAATAGGGATCCTACATGCCTTATTGAAGCGGCGAGAGACCGGTAGGGGAAGCTTCATAGAGGTGGGGCTGTTCGAGGCAGCGATGTTCCTCATGGGGCAGCACATAGCTTCATATCAAGCCAGGGGAGGGGAGCCGCTGCTTCCACTTAATGAGTCTGGATTCGCGTGGGCCATATACGACTTCTTCGAGACCCTTGATAATAAGAAGATCTTCATAGCCGTGACCACAGACTCTCAGTGGCTGAAGTTCTGTGAAATATTCAGGCTAGAGGTATGTGATTCCCCCCTCTACGCCACCAATGAGTCTAGGTATGAGCATAGAGGCGAATTAATACCATTGATTTCACGAGAAGTAGCTAAACACGAATTGAATTGGATGATCAAGACGCTGAGGGATGCCGGCATAAGTTACGCCGTGCTTAACACTCCATGGGATCTACTTAATGATCCCCACGCATCCATGAAGATGATTAACGTAAATTACGAGGGCAAGCAATTAAGGGTGCCTTTCCTACCCATAGAGAACGAGTTATCCATCAGCAGCAAGGACCCGCCGCAATTAGGGGAGGATACGGAAACCATATTAAGGGAGCTGGGATACGGCGA includes:
- a CDS encoding carnitine dehydratase, with the translated sequence MLEKPLALEVGQIVAGPTAGLMLADLGFNVIKIEQPGRGDVARHFTGPSKGNFAFFNRGKRSMTLNLKIREGREAFIKLAKRADVIIDNLGRGTMSRLGLSYESLSEANEGLVYLSIKGYGSGPYEDRNALDYPIEVESGVAYMNGLRGKPMRLGASIVDMAAAMMGVIGILHALLKRRETGRGSFIEVGLFEAAMFLMGQHIASYQARGGEPLLPLNESGFAWAIYDFFETLDNKKIFIAVTTDSQWLKFCEIFRLEVCDSPLYATNESRYEHRGELIPLISREVAKHELNWMIKTLRDAGISYAVLNTPWDLLNDPHASMKMINVNYEGKQLRVPFLPIENELSISSKDPPQLGEDTETILRELGYGDEDIIMMRSIGAI